Proteins from one Microbacterium sufflavum genomic window:
- a CDS encoding flavodoxin family protein produces MTSTLTALAISCTLKPSPAESSSDLLSRQLLDALSAHDVSGDVVRAVDFDIRPGVEKDMGDGDQWPTLRRRVLAADILVFVTPTWMGQHSSVAQRVLERLDAELSETDDQGRPILFDKVAIAGVLGNEDGAHHISAILFQALDDIGYTIPAQASVYWNGEAMQTVDYKDLEETPEKVASAIQTAARNAAHLARQLTAQPYPAS; encoded by the coding sequence ATGACCAGTACGCTCACCGCCCTCGCGATCTCCTGCACGCTCAAGCCCTCCCCCGCGGAGTCGAGCTCCGATCTCCTCTCGCGCCAGCTGCTCGACGCCCTGTCCGCTCATGACGTCTCGGGCGACGTGGTGCGGGCCGTCGACTTCGACATCCGCCCCGGCGTCGAGAAGGACATGGGCGACGGCGACCAGTGGCCGACTCTGCGTCGGCGGGTGCTGGCGGCGGACATCCTCGTGTTCGTGACGCCGACCTGGATGGGCCAGCACTCGAGCGTGGCGCAGCGCGTGCTCGAGCGGCTCGACGCCGAGCTGAGCGAGACCGACGACCAGGGCCGCCCGATCCTGTTCGACAAGGTCGCGATCGCCGGCGTGCTCGGGAACGAGGACGGCGCCCACCACATCTCGGCGATCCTGTTCCAGGCGCTCGACGACATCGGCTACACGATCCCCGCCCAGGCCTCGGTGTACTGGAACGGCGAGGCGATGCAGACGGTCGATTACAAAGACCTCGAGGAGACCCCGGAGAAGGTGGCCTCGGCCATCCAGACGGCCGCGCGCAACGCGGCACACCTCGCACGGCAGCTGACCGCGCAGCCGTACCCGGCGTCCTGA